ATGACAATCTGGGGCCAATCTCCATCATTCTTCTTCAAACATCTTTGATTTAGAAGTACACACTCAACAAAATTCAGCAGATAGCCTTTCACTTGGCAAGGAGGACTAGAACAGGGCACTCTTTATTCTCTACAAGTTGAAGAGAGATGAATTTTTGAAGGCCAAGGAAGGGGCCTAAGGATtccaaattctaaaatctttttattgaaAGATCAATGAGAGTTGTAGCAAGAaatgttgtcaaaaggaaactACATTTAAATATGcacaatataaaatgaattaactGAGTTTTGGGAGTGGCGTACCTTTGGAGGGTCCACAAAGATAGGGTGTCTTGATACCCTTGCAATTGTATTTGTGACATTGCTTTCTGAAAGAAGTCTAGAACTTGGACAATGTGAAGAATTCTGAGATTATGTGAAGAGATGTGAAACTCTGAATCTGTTGAAAATATGTGAGACTCTGAATCTGATGAGGTAGGGACTTGAGATCCACATTTTCTTATGTGAGGAATTCTAAGGTTGTAAAGGCACACTGGTAGTTTCCAGATTCAGATACTTCTCAGATGTTCAAATATTTGTATAATGTACATCTTAGTTGACATTGTCGCTCCAACAGGATGTGCAACCCATTTGAGCATACTACATGCATAACACAAAAttccataaaaacaaaaatcagaaGTTAATGTCTAAGAAGATAAGATTTATATATAGCGAATGAACATGCTTGATTTTAGCAAAAAAGGAATGACCCCAAAACTTAAGAATATCATCATCATAAGTACCtaatttatatcattaaaaactccaaaaagaTTTGATGGCtagacaataaaataattttaaaaaatgagttaaaattaGCTGAGCTAAGAAAGATTAAATCAACGTAAGTATCAATCATTAAGGAATcgcaaaataaatgaataaccaaaaacaaaaatattcaaGATTAGTATCAAACTAAAGTCAATTATGCTTACGAGTTCACAATTGATATGCAAATTACAAGAGCCATGATGCAcctagaaaatattatttttcaaatagaacTAACCATGAAAGGCTTCAAATCACATTTTCTCTATAATTTCTGTTCTTAATTGGCCCCATTTTCTTGtaccaaaatattattaatttgctTTGAAGGAAGTGGGTGACTCATATATCTGAAAGGATGTGAAAGATGGAAATCTCTTGATCTCTAACAATTCAAGAAGACAATTCCTATGGCTATTGTTGTCATCATGCATCATTCCACTAGCTATAGACTACAGAATTGAACAATTATGAATATGTAGATGCTTAAATATGGTAAGTAGTTCATTTAGTGGAAAAATGAATGAGActtacattaaaatttaatagaaCAATGGAAAAATAATGATACTTACATGTAGCTGAAGATAATCTTGCCAAGAAGCTGTTTGTCATCCATCTATAAAGGGAATTCATCTTCTCTCTCCTTTTTACATTCTAAGCACTAAAAATGCACCTACATATAAAAGGAAAGACCAAAAGAAACTTAATAACAGAGGTAAACACATACATCTCGAGGATAAGATTGCATCATAGATTGAATTTGGACTTGGCAAGGTAGAAGTAGTGATTCTCATTTTTAATTGTGACAGATTAAAGAGAAAATAGCAAGCTATGAGCCATGTGAAAAGCTgctttctatttgaaaattttaacaaaaaatcaaGTCCAATTAGAAATTTCCAGTAGTAGGTGAGAGAAATTGAAAGTGATGTTGaggagagaaagaggaagaatgaTGTTTTCGGAATGAGAAGTAATACCTTATTTATTGCTCAGAGATGATTTAGTCTTATATCCACACAAGGGATGTGGGCAATCTTGGGCCAATCAACTCCTTTCTCCTTCGAGTACCTTTGTTGTAGATGTGGGCACCGCCACATATGCAGTTCTGAAAGGGTGTCAGGCAACAGTCCTTCCCTTGGCAAAATTGACCGGAGCTTCGGGCAATTGTCGATCTCTAGCCGTTCAAGAGAGGTGAGGGTTTGGAGAGACAGGGAGGTTAGTGATTCCAGATTCTGGAATCGTGAAATGGAAAGGGAGGTGAGAGTTGTAGGAAGAAGAATCAAGCGGGGGTCATTCGAAAAGGAAGTTGCATCTGGAAACATGCCTTCTATGGAAAGGTCTTTAAGAGAGGTGAGTCCGGAAAGGCCCCATTGGGATAGGGGGGTCTTGATATTCTCACAATTACGGATGGAAAGCTCTGTAAGACGAGTGAGGTTTTTTATTCGAGGAAGCAACAATTCCAgatttttaaaatcttcaatCCTTAGATATGTAAGGGTGTTGAGGCAATCTGGCAGGGCTTTGAGATTAGGATACCCCCGTATGTGTAAAGATTGAAGTGAATTATTGGTAGGGTGAAGCATCTCCTCTGAAAGTGACTCTAGTTGTTCACAATCCTGAATCCAAAGTTGCTCAAGGGTGGAAGGAAACTTCCCTCTTGGGAAGGATGTGAGAGATGAACATGAAGAGATTCTCAGGATGTGAAGAGCAGCAGCATTGGTGGAATCGTGGTGCGTTATTCCCTCTGGTAGAGACTCTAGCCTTTCACACGTCATTATGTAGAGTTCCTTGAGAGTGGTAGGTAACCTACCTTTCGGAAAACCAATTAGAGACGGACACCCCTCTATAGATAAGAATTCAAGGGCACACGTGTCCATGGTGTTGGTGGTGGCGATGGAATTGCAGTGCATCATTCCTTCTGGAAGAGACTTTAGATTTTCACACCTCTGTATGGTTAGTTTCTTTAGGGTGGTGGGTAATTGCCCTTTTGGAAAGCTAACGAGAGATGAACACTGCTTTATCTCCAAGGATTCAAGGACACATGAGTTACAGCTGGTGTTACTATTTCGCATCATCCCATCAGGTAGACACTTGAGACcttcacaattttcaaaagtaaGACTTCTCAGCTTTGGTGGGAAACCTACGTCAGGAAATGACACCAGCTTTGGACAGTCCATGATTTCCAACTCTTCAAGGCATGTTAGACTCTGCCATCCATTTGGAAGCCTCTCTAGTttatcacatttatttatttttaaagaccGAAGATTGCATCCCAAGGATACAAGTTGATGGCAGTGAAGGCTTTCCGATTCAAACCCATCCTCCCACAAACATGTAAGCTCTTCGCATCTTGAAAATTTCAAAGCCTGAAGCCCTGACAATGACCGCACGAATCCTTGTTGCAATTTGATAAGCCCTAAAATCCCAGAAACTGTTAACTCGGTGAGTGAGGTCACTGAGGTGAGCTCAGTTCCATTTCTCAAGACCGCCTCATTACATTTCGTGACTTCTATTTCCTTGAGAGATGGTAGCCTTAAAAGTGTAGACTCCAGTTTTGGACAGTTGTCAACATAGAGCCGTGTCAGCAAAGGTACGTAAGTGGgtattttcttaatcaatttaCGGCAATTATAAATTGTAAGCGTACGGAGGCAAGGGAATGAGGAATCTATCGAGGAAGACCAGTCCTCCCAATACTCCCATTCTGACATATTTACAAACCATAGAGACTCTAGTGATGGGAAAAGCTTTTCTGCAGAAAGACACGTCTCTCCATAAAACTCTGAACCCACATTTTTTACTCCATCCATTCCTTGAATCCACAACCGTTTAAGCGATGGTAACTGCCCCAAGCATGGTAAAGATGTGCACTTTTTGCAATCTTTGAGACTTAGAACCGCCATTTTAGAGAATGAGCCATTCCTTATCCAATCTGGGAATTCTGGACCACCATATGAATAAATGTTGAGTTCATTCAGATTCGATTGAGGTTCTAAATGGTGAAGGACATTCATTTGATCCATTCCATTCCTTGAACCATCCGAGTCAAAACTCCACGCTAGTGTCAATCTTTCAAggttatcttttaattttagcCGGGCAACCCTTACATCTTGAACATTCAGCACATTTTCCAATTCTGAAATATGGAGTTCACCTCTAAGATTTGACATTTCTCTCAACTCTTTGATATTCAAACCCTTGTTTTTGCCCACCATGAAATTAGACAATACCTGCAAATCTTTTAATTGACCAATTTGTGAAGGCATTTCTCGTAAGTTGCGGTCACCACTAACATCAAGATGTCGAAGGTTAATCAGGTGCCCAATGCTAATAGGCAACCTGGTAAGCCTATCACAGTTTGATAATATCAATGTCTGAAGATTGTAAAAACCGCCAATTAAATCAGGTAAATATTTAATATCGGTTTTAGATAAATTAAGATACCTTAGAAGTTTCAAATTGCCAAATTCATTTGGTATCTCATTTATCTGAGAACCACTCAAGGAGAGCACCCTTAGGTATCCTAATCTTGGTATCAAATCTTGAAGCACCTTATTAGTGATGCATCCACCATAAACAAATCTTTGTCTTGGTATAGCTATGAATGTGCGCAAGTGCTCCTTCTTATGAAAcctttcaaacttttcaaactttttaagggtatcattaaaattaaaatcacaaatgaAAGATGAATGGCGAGTACTTTCAGGATTGAGACGTTGCAAATTATTCTTAAGCTCATCATCCAAATGCAAGCATGTATATCCAGCAACATATTTAGCTAGATCGTTAAGAAGGTCATGCATCACAAACAGTGATCCATTACTACTTGACGATTGGAAAAATGACCTTGAAAATAGCTCACAAAAATACTTATCACCAAGATCTTCTTTTCTCCTAGTATCTTTTGATTCTTCAATTAGCCCCTCCGCCATCCATAAGGGGATTAGCTCTTCCTTCATAAACTCATAGTCTTGGGGAAATATCGCGCAATAAGCAAAACACCTCTTTAAAGGTGAAGGGAGATGAATGTAACTCAATCTCAATGCAGGGATGATGCGCTTGTCACGTAAATCCCATATTTTGCTATCTAATACTCTTTCCCATTCACGTTCTCTTCGTTCAGCACGCAGAAGGCCACCAAGTGCTTTTGCCGCCAAGGGCAAACCTCCACACTTCTCTACAATTTTCCTGCCAATTGATTCCAAATTCGGGTGCTCGTGGATATTTATATGTTCGAAAGCATGTATTTGAAATACCGACCAACAGTCATCATCAGATAAGGGTTTGAGGACATGTAAGTTGTTGGGGCCCCCCACCCATTCTGCAACATCTCGATCGCGAGTGGTGACCAAGATTTTGCTTCCTGATGCTGCCTCCAAGAAAGGGGAGCGTAGGTCGTCCCATTTATCACGCATGTCTCCCCACAAATCGTCCAAAACTATCAGAAATCTTTTTCCCCTCAATGCCTCCTTCAACTGGCGTTGAATTTCATGAAAGTCCTCTGAATTACTGCTTTGAGAAATAAGAGAGTTGAGAAGTTTCTTTGTTACTCCCACTATATCAAAATCAATTGATACAGAAACCCAGGCTTTCAGAGCAAAATGATTGGCTATGGGCTCTGCAGTATCATAGTACACCAGTTTTGCCAGAGTAGTCTTGCCCATGCCACCCATGGCCACGATGGAAACTACAGAAACATTGGTTGCAGCGGGTTCATCCTTAAGCAGCATCTCAATTATGATCTGTTTATCTGCATCCCTGCCCTTTACCCAAGGTACGTATACCTCACAGCTAGTGACTCGCTGCCTTTCCCAACTGGATTGGGTTATTATTTCCACCTTGTCCAAACACTTGAAACCAAGCCCTGCCTTTTGAGCTGAAATATCTTCTAATCGGCGAGTGATCTCCGTTATCTTGGACCCCATCTTAACATTACGCATGGTGGCCTTAACGGGAGTGAAAGTAGTACAACAAGTAGGGATGAGCTTGCGTACCTTGCTTGTGCTGGCTTCACCATCAGCTTCCGCCATCACCTTTCTTCGCAAAGCCTCGTAGCCAAACTCGTCCAAGATGTCCTCCATGTCATAAGCCAAATCCCGGAGACGTTCGAGCCATGCTTTCACGGACGGATCGTTGATCTGCTTGTGCTCAGCGACATCGAGCAGTCCAAGCATCTCCGTCAGTGTTTCCTCCCATTTCTTGAGCTCCCAGTGGACTTGCTCTTGGCGGGCATACTTCAACAAATCAGAGGGGAACTTCAGTTTGCTAACCAAGAGTTGAACGAAAGAGGAAAGAAGAGCCTCTCCAACAGCTTCCATGGTGATCGGTGTgcagagagagtgagagagagagggataGAAAGCAAAGGTGGAAACAAATTAATGAAGCAGAAAGAAGGGGAGGTGGAAAGTAGAGGGTAGGACTTCCCACTAAATTATTGCTGTGAGATGGCATGCAACAACTTTCTACAGTGTAGAATTTTGGCCAATTATGTTAATGGGGTCATACCCTCATCCCAACTTCCCAACCCACCTTGATTActtaaacaaattttcattCCGTCCCAAACCTGTATTAGAGTATAATGGGGTCAGggaatttgtttttagaagttatagccatcctatcttatttaatattttctgttatttttattaaaataaatgcaACTTATGAAATTCTATCttgataaaaagtaaatttgtaactttattttaaatatgtttaaaaagggaaatgaaaaaggaaaccgaattatttttatttaattttatgtataaatctagattattaaataaagatgtaaaaaaattgatccaaGCCATAAAAAACtacattaaattttaattttttagggcAGGAactaaatctatatttttttttatataagattttttatttttattttttaataattttttatttttaaaaataaaaaatatatccaaacataTACTTTATATTCTTGATATTAACTTCTATtcatttaaatgaaataaagagaGATTTacatttaagataaaaaaaaaaaaaagataaaaatcagATGTCAg
This DNA window, taken from Vitis riparia cultivar Riparia Gloire de Montpellier isolate 1030 chromosome 13, EGFV_Vit.rip_1.0, whole genome shotgun sequence, encodes the following:
- the LOC117927475 gene encoding putative disease resistance protein At3g14460, which encodes MEAVGEALLSSFVQLLVSKLKFPSDLLKYARQEQVHWELKKWEETLTEMLGLLDVAEHKQINDPSVKAWLERLRDLAYDMEDILDEFGYEALRRKVMAEADGEASTSKVRKLIPTCCTTFTPVKATMRNVKMGSKITEITRRLEDISAQKAGLGFKCLDKVEIITQSSWERQRVTSCEVYVPWVKGRDADKQIIIEMLLKDEPAATNVSVVSIVAMGGMGKTTLAKLVYYDTAEPIANHFALKAWVSVSIDFDIVGVTKKLLNSLISQSSNSEDFHEIQRQLKEALRGKRFLIVLDDLWGDMRDKWDDLRSPFLEAASGSKILVTTRDRDVAEWVGGPNNLHVLKPLSDDDCWSVFQIHAFEHINIHEHPNLESIGRKIVEKCGGLPLAAKALGGLLRAERREREWERVLDSKIWDLRDKRIIPALRLSYIHLPSPLKRCFAYCAIFPQDYEFMKEELIPLWMAEGLIEESKDTRRKEDLGDKYFCELFSRSFFQSSSSNGSLFVMHDLLNDLAKYVAGYTCLHLDDELKNNLQRLNPESTRHSSFICDFNFNDTLKKFEKFERFHKKEHLRTFIAIPRQRFVYGGCITNKVLQDLIPRLGYLRVLSLSGSQINEIPNEFGNLKLLRYLNLSKTDIKYLPDLIGGFYNLQTLILSNCDRLTRLPISIGHLINLRHLDVSGDRNLREMPSQIGQLKDLQVLSNFMVGKNKGLNIKELREMSNLRGELHISELENVLNVQDVRVARLKLKDNLERLTLAWSFDSDGSRNGMDQMNVLHHLEPQSNLNELNIYSYGGPEFPDWIRNGSFSKMAVLSLKDCKKCTSLPCLGQLPSLKRLWIQGMDGVKNVGSEFYGETCLSAEKLFPSLESLWFVNMSEWEYWEDWSSSIDSSFPCLRTLTIYNCRKLIKKIPTYVPLLTRLYVDNCPKLESTLLRLPSLKEIEVTKCNEAVLRNGTELTSVTSLTELTVSGILGLIKLQQGFVRSLSGLQALKFSRCEELTCLWEDGFESESLHCHQLVSLGCNLRSLKINKCDKLERLPNGWQSLTCLEELEIMDCPKLVSFPDVGFPPKLRSLTFENCEGLKCLPDGMMRNSNTSCNSCVLESLEIKQCSSLVSFPKGQLPTTLKKLTIQRCENLKSLPEGMMHCNSIATTNTMDTCALEFLSIEGCPSLIGFPKGRLPTTLKELYIMTCERLESLPEGITHHDSTNAAALHILRISSCSSLTSFPRGKFPSTLEQLWIQDCEQLESLSEEMLHPTNNSLQSLHIRGYPNLKALPDCLNTLTYLRIEDFKNLELLLPRIKNLTRLTELSIRNCENIKTPLSQWGLSGLTSLKDLSIEGMFPDATSFSNDPRLILLPTTLTSLSISRFQNLESLTSLSLQTLTSLERLEIDNCPKLRSILPREGLLPDTLSELHMWRCPHLQQRYSKEKGVDWPKIAHIPCVDIRLNHL